In one window of Blastopirellula marina DNA:
- a CDS encoding DUF695 domain-containing protein, with protein sequence MSDDWNAYITRIEDSITSILLDMGIVDDAPDPQRTWLVRVSIALQNPDEYGMTTNEEFDAINPLEEAIVEAIEQGLDAVHVGCMTHDGQRAVVFYSPTFEGVDVALGPVMQAYSTYELRSSCQEDAEWGFYFEIMFPSPYEMQSMSNSSVLQGLLEAGDSLEQERVVSHWAYFPSEQARAQFIVSVQEKGYEVDQESLDTNAEPPNPFGVQIDRVDHVDQASIDQITIELFELAQSLEGTYDGWETFVVRSDEE encoded by the coding sequence GTGTCAGACGATTGGAATGCTTACATCACGCGAATCGAAGATTCGATCACCTCCATTCTTTTGGACATGGGCATTGTCGACGATGCACCTGACCCACAGCGGACATGGCTTGTCAGGGTATCCATTGCACTGCAAAACCCTGATGAATACGGGATGACGACCAATGAAGAGTTCGACGCCATCAATCCCCTTGAAGAAGCCATCGTCGAGGCGATCGAACAAGGATTAGATGCCGTCCATGTTGGCTGCATGACGCACGACGGGCAACGCGCCGTGGTTTTCTACAGCCCGACCTTTGAAGGGGTTGATGTCGCTTTAGGCCCAGTCATGCAAGCATATTCCACCTACGAGTTGAGAAGTAGCTGCCAGGAAGATGCGGAATGGGGGTTCTACTTTGAAATCATGTTCCCATCGCCGTACGAGATGCAGTCGATGTCCAACAGCTCAGTGCTGCAAGGCCTACTTGAAGCGGGAGATAGCTTAGAGCAAGAGCGAGTCGTTTCGCACTGGGCCTATTTCCCGAGTGAACAAGCGCGAGCTCAGTTCATCGTCTCGGTTCAGGAAAAAGGGTACGAGGTCGATCAGGAGAGCTTAGACACCAACGCAGAACCACCCAATCCCTTTGGCGTTCAGATCGATCGCGTCGATCATGTCGACCAGGCCTCGATCGATCAGATCACGATCGAATTATTTGAATTGGCTCAGTCGCTCGAAGGAACCTACGACGGCTGGGAAACGTTTGTCGTCAGAAGTGATGAAGAGTAA
- a CDS encoding glutamine amidotransferase → MSYWYLQPLGESYLLVGILVFALVALLVLRPQFQGLTPQRHWILTGLRFAVILLIALTLLRPTWVRSIKETQKSLLVLMFDTSRSMTVPDAGDGIQRYEAQKQTLQRLAPELNSLGNNIDVAIYQFDENAKRLESVDGQVQLPHTPEGRFTDIGTSIAEVMQQNIGKKLAGVILLSDGAQRVYSPQVEMQQAARDLARLETPLHTVTYGKAIDPSQARDVAVETLADHYTVFVKNELAVKTSVRIQGMANLPVPVQLIVEDAQGQKTIVETQEITTPKVQETLDVIFRYTPQTSGQFKLSVVVPDQEGELVTKNNVLSAYLNVLEGGLKLLYLEGRTVDRPEQKWLRQVVAESADMELDFRWIDRRRRDQWPVNLTEVIEKGKYDVFIIGDVDSSALSPDTLELLAKQVEDGKGLIMLGGFHSFGAGGYQTTIFQNVLPVEMSRFDRQDFDAPIRTDMHVPGPITIVASENHFLSSLGTDSEGVPALTAVPGLSGANKVTGPTQRGMTILETQNGQPLLVAGEYGLGRTLAFTADSTWRWVMAGKSDIHKRFWRQILLWLAKKDGIETRDVWVQLGQRRYVPGAPITFTAGANSQSGDPLRGVTFESTLIAPDGSRTLLRTLPGNDVIEGTLDAGQAMGDYTIEVVAKQNGTSVGTGLGRFFVYDQDLELSDPSARPSQLAALSAITKDVGGRTWTPEELPQLLDQIKNRPPETEVEVQTKWTWPESSRDSWINLLLIVGLLGWEWYLRKRWSMV, encoded by the coding sequence TTGTCTTACTGGTACCTGCAACCTTTGGGCGAGAGCTATCTCCTGGTGGGGATATTGGTCTTCGCGCTCGTTGCGCTGCTGGTACTGCGGCCTCAGTTTCAAGGGTTAACCCCCCAGCGGCATTGGATCCTCACTGGGCTTCGCTTTGCGGTGATTCTGCTGATTGCTCTAACGCTGCTTCGCCCGACTTGGGTTCGTTCGATCAAAGAGACGCAGAAGTCGCTACTGGTGCTCATGTTCGACACAAGCCGCAGCATGACGGTCCCCGACGCAGGCGACGGTATCCAACGCTACGAAGCCCAGAAACAAACGCTCCAACGACTGGCTCCGGAATTGAATTCACTCGGCAACAACATTGACGTTGCCATCTACCAGTTTGACGAAAACGCCAAGCGTCTCGAATCGGTCGACGGACAAGTGCAATTGCCCCACACGCCGGAAGGTCGTTTTACCGATATCGGCACCTCGATTGCCGAGGTCATGCAGCAGAACATCGGTAAGAAGCTGGCCGGCGTGATTCTGCTTTCCGACGGTGCACAGCGGGTTTATTCTCCTCAGGTTGAAATGCAGCAAGCGGCGCGAGACCTGGCCCGGCTCGAGACCCCCTTGCACACCGTTACCTACGGCAAGGCGATCGATCCTTCTCAGGCCCGCGACGTTGCCGTCGAAACGTTAGCCGATCATTACACCGTCTTCGTCAAGAACGAACTGGCGGTCAAGACATCGGTTCGCATTCAAGGGATGGCCAACCTGCCGGTACCGGTGCAACTGATCGTGGAAGATGCTCAGGGACAAAAGACGATTGTCGAAACCCAAGAGATCACCACGCCGAAGGTTCAGGAAACGCTCGACGTCATCTTCCGCTACACACCGCAAACGTCGGGGCAGTTCAAGCTGAGTGTTGTGGTACCGGACCAGGAAGGGGAACTGGTCACCAAGAACAACGTGCTGAGTGCCTACCTGAATGTCCTTGAAGGGGGATTGAAGCTGCTGTACCTGGAAGGACGCACGGTCGACCGTCCCGAGCAAAAATGGCTGCGACAGGTCGTGGCCGAGTCGGCCGACATGGAACTCGACTTCCGCTGGATCGACCGCCGCCGCCGCGATCAATGGCCGGTGAACCTGACCGAAGTGATCGAAAAGGGAAAGTACGACGTTTTCATCATCGGCGACGTAGATTCCTCCGCACTCAGCCCCGATACGCTCGAACTACTGGCCAAGCAGGTCGAAGATGGCAAAGGCCTGATCATGCTCGGCGGCTTTCATTCCTTCGGTGCCGGTGGCTATCAAACGACCATCTTCCAAAACGTGTTACCGGTTGAAATGAGCCGTTTCGATCGCCAGGACTTCGATGCCCCGATCCGCACCGATATGCACGTGCCCGGACCGATCACCATCGTGGCCAGCGAAAACCATTTTCTCTCTTCCCTCGGCACCGACAGCGAAGGCGTCCCGGCACTCACCGCCGTACCGGGTCTATCCGGGGCGAACAAAGTCACCGGACCGACGCAGCGCGGTATGACGATCCTGGAAACGCAAAATGGCCAGCCGCTGCTGGTGGCTGGCGAATATGGTCTCGGCCGAACGCTGGCCTTCACCGCCGATAGCACCTGGCGTTGGGTCATGGCCGGCAAGAGCGACATCCACAAACGCTTCTGGCGGCAAATCCTCTTATGGCTGGCCAAGAAGGATGGCATTGAAACGCGTGATGTCTGGGTTCAACTGGGACAGCGACGTTATGTACCTGGTGCACCGATCACCTTCACAGCCGGGGCGAACTCACAAAGTGGCGATCCCCTGCGAGGCGTGACCTTCGAATCGACGCTGATCGCCCCGGATGGAAGCCGAACCCTGCTGCGTACGCTGCCTGGCAATGACGTCATCGAAGGAACACTCGACGCTGGCCAGGCGATGGGAGACTACACGATCGAAGTGGTCGCTAAGCAAAACGGCACCAGCGTCGGCACCGGCCTGGGACGCTTCTTTGTCTACGATCAGGACCTGGAATTGAGCGACCCATCAGCCCGGCCTTCCCAGTTAGCGGCGCTCTCGGCAATTACCAAAGACGTTGGCGGGCGAACATGGACGCCGGAAGAACTTCCACAACTGCTCGACCAAATCAAGAACCGCCCTCCCGAAACGGAAGTCGAAGTGCAAACCAAATGGACCTGGCCCGAATCGAGCCGTGATAGCTGGATCAACCTGCTACTGATCGTGGGCCTGTTGGGCTGGGAATGGTATCTAAGAAAACGGTGGAGCATGGTCTGA